The Bradysia coprophila strain Holo2 unplaced genomic scaffold, BU_Bcop_v1 contig_732, whole genome shotgun sequence genome has a window encoding:
- the LOC119084064 gene encoding GILT-like protein 1: MVSFLSKGVFITILFAAVTSINAQKLHVAVYYESLCGDSIRFITNQLNPAYDDLKDYIEILFVPFGKSWRNGGETFICQHGPEECAGNMVQSCTLNALNGPMNGNPDGSMAYVACQMAPGAEQSGRVCAEKVGIDFGFVSQCVNGGLGQQLQYGAEKATHEIAYPYPRFVPTIVYNRRFDQKLQNRSLSDFVGVVCELIRNQAPVCSRR; this comes from the exons ATGGTTTCTTTCCTATCCAAAGGAGTGTTCATCACAATACTCTTCGCAGCAGTAACATCAATAAATGCTCAAAAATTGCACGTCGCTGTTTACTACGAATCATTATGCGGCGATAGCATTCGATTCATCACCAATCAATTGAATCCGGCGTATGACGATTTGAAAGATTACATCGAAATCCTCTTCGTTCCATTCGGAAAGTCATGG aGAAATGGTGGCGAGACGTTCATCTGCCAACATGGCCCGGAAGAATGTGCTGGTAATATGGTACAGTCGTGCACTTTGAACGCTTTAAATGGACCAATGAATGGAAATCCGGATGGAAGTATGGCGTACGTTGCTTGTCAAATGGCACCTGGAGCGGAACAGTCCGGTAGAGTG TGTGCTGAGAAAGTTGGAATAGATTTTGGTTTCGTTTCGCAATGCGTAAATGGAGGATTAGGTCAGCAATTGCAATATGGAGCAGAAAAAGCTACTCATGAAATTGCATATCCGTACCCGAGATTCGTACCAACGATTGTTTACAACAGA CGTTTCGACCAGAAATTACAGAACCGTTCCCTTAGTGACTTTGTTGGAGTCGTTTGTGAATTGATCAGAAATCAAGCCCCAGTGTGCAGTCGTAGATAG
- the LOC119084035 gene encoding acyl-lipid (8-3)-desaturase B-like: MTMEDTKNCDNKPNSQFTWQQVSEHNHPDSAWVIYNRKVYDVTKWIDKHPGGKEMLVLHAGRDITDTLQSYHPFSDLPLKVIAKYEIGTLTGESEFPEFAKDTGFYQECREQVGEYFRKRKLDPKDGFPGLWRMCLVFVVATLSYFVMNGCVGSMNYSLPPMILAGIVFGVCQALPLLHVMHDSSHAAYTKNHRMWGLVGRFTLDWFAGANLSSWLHQHVVGHHIYTNVAGVDPDLPVNFESDMRRIVERQVLRPIYAWQHIYLPPLYGLLSIKSRLQDFTDTFMRQAKGSIRVNPLSTKSWTLLAFSKCFWLTYRILIPIYYLNVPLGFFWTTFAITELVTGWYLAFNFQVSHVSTVCEYTCGKENLTPNLAGEWAVLQVKSSMDYAHGSWFTTFMTGALNYQITHHLFPCVSQYHYPDIAPIIMDICKKYDIKYTVLPSFWDAFTAHLKHLRTMGVSGRSVSVHMG; the protein is encoded by the exons ATGACAATGGaagacacaaaaaattgtgataaTAAACCAAATTCCCAGTTCACTTGGCAACAAGTATCTGAACACAATCATCCAGACAGTGCATGGGTGATTTATAATCGGAAAGTGTACGACGTTACAA AATGGATTGATAAGCATCCCGGTGGCAAAGAGATGCTAGTGCTTCATGCCGGTAGAGATATCACTGACA CATTACAATCCTATCATCCGTTCAGCGATCTACCGTTGAAGGTGATAGCAAAATACGAAATCGGGACGTTGACAGGCGAATCTGAATTCCCGGAATTCGCCAAAGACACCGGATTTTACCAAGAATGTCGTGAGCAAGTTGGAGAATATTTCCGGAAGCGAAAACTCGATCCCAAAGATGGTTTCCCGGGACTATGGCGAATGTGTTTGGTGTTTGTTGTGGCCACTTTGTCCTATTTCGTTATGAATGGATGCGTCGGATCGATGAATTATTCGCTACCACCAATGATCCTGGCTGGAATTGTGTTTGGAGTCTGTCAGGCATT ACCACTGCTCCATGTCATGCACGATTCGTCACACGCGGCATATACAAAGAATCACAGAATGTGGGGTCTGGTAGGCAGATTCACTTTGGATTGGTTTGCTGGTGCGAATTTATCGTCTTGGCTCCATCAACATGTTGTGGGACATCACATTTACACAAATGTGGCTG GTGTGGATCCTGATCTACCGGTCAATTTTGAGAGTGATATGCGTAGGATTGTTGAACGACAG GTTTTGAGACCCATCTATGCTTGGCAACACATCTACCTGCCCCCACTTTACGGTTTGTTGTCCATCAAATCGAGATTGCAAGACTTCACCGATACTTTCATGCG CCAAGCCAAGGGATCCATTCGTGTCAATccattgtcaacaaaatcctgGACCCTCCTGGCATTTTCCAAATGTTTCTGGCTAACTTATCGCATTCTCATTCCAATTTACTATCTGAACGTTCCGTTGGGATTTTTTTGGACCACATTTGCAATAACCGAATTGGTGACCGGCTGGTATCTTGCATTCAATTTCCAG GTCAGTCATGTGTCGACCGTCTGTGAATACACTTGCGGCAAAGAAAATCTCACACCGAATCTGGCTGGTGAATGGGCCGTATTGCAGGTAAAGTCCAGTATGGACTACGCCCATGGATCGTGGTTTACAACTTTCATGACGGGAGCACTCAATTATCAAATTACCCATCATCTGTTTCCGTGCGTGTCACAG TACCACTATCCGGATATTGCACCGATCATAATGGACATATGCAAGAAATACGACATCAAGTACACCGTACTGCCATCGTTCTGGGATGCATTTACGGCTCATCTGAAACATTTGAGAACTATGGGCGTGTCGGGCAGATCAGTTAGTGTGCACATGGGCTGA
- the LOC119084043 gene encoding uncharacterized protein LOC119084043 has translation MNSECSICFEIVRSDGTQKPLVTPCGHLFHDNCITSCLHNHGTGKCPQCNQPIKMSSLIRLYINEPENSIRAKDELIEQLRTQLKELNEKAQLQYDLILSLNRQIDLERELSGRGTRDSYSESNAGNTMSQRCVVAPAKLNLPRRVIKGTTRQSQGAANFNDLTVTQPVSQGFAFGSSSDTRQVQGASNFNFPTVDQPISQGLSIESSSGVQPVQKTNQSIPKGFAFGSTSGIRDFFNAGASNVFAKIYDESDTSAAVDQNIFRFGRDATNNSKSAGQNTNLFAPKTNMQTKKPLFAFTSSIDELGLDTWLKSRSKIASQEEAGAAGVTCPNVFATFKSKSGENTAKSETKDNVVQDAIVVDDPSESVSVTDDVAGTVPVKEEA, from the exons ATGAACAGTGAATGTAGCATTTGTTTCGAAATTGTTCGATCAGACGGAACTCAGAAACCGCTCGTAACACCTTGCGGTCATTTGTTTCACGATAATTGCATCACTAGTTGCTTGCACAATCACGGCACTGG TAAGTGTCCGCAATGTAATCAACCGATAAAAATGTCCAGCTTGATTCGTTTGTATATCAACGAGCCGGAAAATTCGATTCGAGCTAAAGATGAACTG ATTGAACAATTGAGGACCCAGTTAAAGGAATTGAATGAAAAGGCTCAGCTCCAGTATGACTTGATATTATCGTTGAATCGGCAAATAGATCTGGAGAGAGAGTTGAG tGGAAGGGGAACACGCGACAGCTATAGCGAATCTAACGCGGGGAATACCATGTCGCAAAGATGCGTAGTAGCTCCAGCTAAACTGAATTTACCGAGAAGAGTAATAAAAGGCACCACGCGACAATCCCAAGGGGCAGCGAACTTCAATGACTTGACCGTTACTCAGCCAGTTTCGCAAGGCTTTGCATTCGGATCGAGTTCAGACACACGACAAGTTCAAGGAGCTTCAAACTTCAATTTCCCGACCGTTGATCAACCAATTTCGCAAGGACTTTCAATCGAATCGAGTTCAGGCGTACAACCAGTTCAAAAAACCAATCAATCAATTCCGAAAGGCTTTGCATTCGGATCGACTTCTGGGATTAGGGATTTTTTCAACGCGGGTGCGAGCAACGTTTTTGCAAAAATCTATGACGAATCCGACACATCAGCTGCGGTCGATCAGAATATTTTCAGGTTCGGACGCGATGCCACCAACAATTCGAAATCAGCTGGTCAAAATACTAATCTCTTTGCGCCAAAAACTAATATGCAGACGAAGAAGCCTCTTTTCGCGTTTACATCATCAATCGATGAATTGGGGTTGGATACCTGGCTAAAGAGTAGATCGAAAATTGCTAGTCAGGAAGAAGCTGGTGCCGCGGGTGTGACGTGTCCGAATGTGTTTGCTACGTTTAAATCTAAGTCCGGTGAAAATACCGCCAAGAGTGAGACGAAGGATAATGTTGTCCAAGATGCAATCGTCGTTGATGATCCGAGTGAATCTGTGAGTGTCACTGATGACGTTGCAGGTACCGTTCCAGTAAAGGAAGAAGCGTAG